The Pseudomonadota bacterium nucleotide sequence GATCTGCTCCTGTGGCTGGCGGCTGGCCCAGGTACCCCACCAAACGCCGGTGATCGACCCCTCCTTGAGAAGTGTGAGGTTCGCCGGGAACTGGGGAATCTCTCCGCTGGCAAAGCCAACCACCAGATAGGTGCCCTGCCAGGCCAGGGCTTTCAGCGAAGGCACGGCCAGGTCGCCGCCGACCGGATCCAAGACCACATCAACACCCCGGCCGGCTGTCAGTACCTTCAGTTCCTCGCGCAGCGAGACCTGACTGTAGTCGATGGTCTCATCCGCACCGCAGCGCTCGGCGAAGTTCAGCTTGTCGGCGGAGCTGGCGGCGGCAATCACCTGAGCCCCACGCGCTTTGGCCAGCTCGATGGCGGCACTTCCGACACCGCCAGCAGCCCCCAAAACGAGCACGAGCTGGCCCTCTTTTACATCGGCCAGGTCATAAAGGCCGTGGCACGCGGTACTGTAGGTGATCAGAAAACTCGCCGCTTCCGCGTCGCTGAGCTGGTCGGGCGTCGGCGCCACCTCCCGTTCCTTGACCACAATGTATTCGGCAAACATGCCATGCGTGGCGGTGACCATCACGCGCTGACCGGTCGCTACGGCACTGACGCCCGCACCCACTGCTTCGACCGTACCGGCCGCCTCCAGACCCGGGATAAACGGCGGCGGGATGTTGACCTGGTACTGCCCGCTAACAAATAGCAGGTCGGGAAAGTTCAGCGCGGCGGCGTTGACCTTGATCAGCACCTCTCCCAGGCCGGGTTCGGGGGTCGCCAGCTCCGTTAGCTTCAGCGACTCGGGTGGCCCGTAGGCCTCGCAGAGCAACGCTCTCATCGAGCCAGGCCCGCCAGGTATTCGGTGACCTGCGCCTCAGAAACCACGTCCGCGTACTTGGCGTTCATGTCAAAGAGATTGGCCTGGTGCGGATCGTCATGTCGGTCGCCGCAGGCGTCAGCGACGACAATCGGTATGAAGCCATACGAGCAGGCGTCGATGCAGGTTGCCCGGATGCAGCCGCTCGTGGTGAGACCGGTAATGATCAGACTATCGATGTTGGCGGCCGTCAGCGTCGAGGACAGCGACGTGCCAAAAAACGCGCTCGGATACTGTTTGGTTACCACCAGCTCATCGGGTGCCGGGTCGAGGCCGGCCGGCCACGCGCCCATCGGATTTCCGCGGATCATGTTGTGCAGCGGTTTGGCCTTGCGAAAGAAAACGCCGCCGTTTAATCCGT carries:
- a CDS encoding isochorismatase family protein, with translation MTDNLAENYKKAYDNQLGYGERPALILIDFVQAYFEPDCELFADVQAELDSALRIREVARRAGVPVMYTNVVYDADGLNGGVFFRKAKPLHNMIRGNPMGAWPAGLDPAPDELVVTKQYPSAFFGTSLSSTLTAANIDSLIITGLTTSGCIRATCIDACSYGFIPIVVADACGDRHDDPHQANLFDMNAKYADVVSEAQVTEYLAGLAR
- a CDS encoding NADPH:quinone oxidoreductase family protein, which gives rise to MRALLCEAYGPPESLKLTELATPEPGLGEVLIKVNAAALNFPDLLFVSGQYQVNIPPPFIPGLEAAGTVEAVGAGVSAVATGQRVMVTATHGMFAEYIVVKEREVAPTPDQLSDAEAASFLITYSTACHGLYDLADVKEGQLVLVLGAAGGVGSAAIELAKARGAQVIAAASSADKLNFAERCGADETIDYSQVSLREELKVLTAGRGVDVVLDPVGGDLAVPSLKALAWQGTYLVVGFASGEIPQFPANLTLLKEGSITGVWWGTWASRQPQEQIRNLRLMADMVAEGKLKPRISASYPLTDYATAFADISGRRALGKVVFDLTDS